The following proteins are encoded in a genomic region of Nymphalis io chromosome 8, ilAglIoxx1.1, whole genome shotgun sequence:
- the LOC126770361 gene encoding dnaJ homolog subfamily B member 6 isoform X2, protein MVDYYRILGVTRTASEAEIKKAYRKLALKWHPDKNPDNADEANRRFKEISEAYEVLSDENKRKLYDARGSGHHSHRYQSKNGVNGHRHFSFKERKRRVYDQYGKEGLNSSRGRHSASDEDYDFGYHSFPFTFRDPEEVFREFFGGSCFGELFPDINGHGHIRHGRRNHHPSTSLTSSLFSPFGFGMQGLDDIFAHAVSNGNSFTSFSTFNSSMAGPGSANMRSTTTTTRMVNGKKITTKKVMENGRETVMSYENGVLKSKTVNGVPQSLTYS, encoded by the exons ATGGTGGACTACTACAGAATACTTGGGGTTACTCGGACCGCTTCTGaggcagaaataaaaaaagc ttaCAGAAAGTTAGCGTTGAAATGGCATCCCGACAAGAATCCAGACAATGCAGACGAAGCAAACAGACGATTTAAAGAAATTTCTGAAGCTTATGAAGTCCTTTCTGATG AAAACAAGCGGAAATTGTATGATGCACGGGGATCCGGTCACCACAGTCACAGATATCAAAGCAAGAACGGAGTTAATGGCCATCGGCACTTTAGCTTCAAAG AGAGGAAGCGTCGAGTTTACGATCAATATGGCAAGGAGGGGCTGAACAGTAGCAGAGGGCGACATTCCGCGTCCGATGAAGACTACGACTTCGGCTACCACAGCTTTCCCTTCACATTCCGAGATCCCGAGGAGGTTTTCAGAGAATTTTTCGGCGGTTCGTGTTTTGGCGAGCTATTTCCTG atataaatgGCCACGGGCACATCCGACATGGTCGTCGTAATCATCACCCGAGCACATCTCTCACTTCGTCGCTCTTCAGTCCGTTCGGGTTCGGGATGCAAGGGCTGGATGATATTTTCGCCCACGCCGTATCCAACGGGAATTCTTTCACGTCTTTTTCAACGTTCAACAGCTCGATGGCCGGTCCGGGCAGCGCGAACATGAGGAGTACCACAACCACCACACGTATGGTCAATGGAAAgaaaattacaacaaaaaa GGTAATGGAGAACGGACGCGAAACTGTGATGTCTTACGAAAATGGGGTTCTGAAATCAAAGACTGTCAATGGTGTCCCTCAATCACTAACGTAcagttaa
- the LOC126770361 gene encoding dnaJ homolog subfamily B member 6 isoform X1 has protein sequence MVDYYRILGVTRTASEAEIKKAYRKLALKWHPDKNPDNADEANRRFKEISEAYEVLSDENKRKLYDARGSGHHSHRYQSKNGVNGHRHFSFKGFFGDTPFHRFFERKRRVYDQYGKEGLNSSRGRHSASDEDYDFGYHSFPFTFRDPEEVFREFFGGSCFGELFPDINGHGHIRHGRRNHHPSTSLTSSLFSPFGFGMQGLDDIFAHAVSNGNSFTSFSTFNSSMAGPGSANMRSTTTTTRMVNGKKITTKKVMENGRETVMSYENGVLKSKTVNGVPQSLTYS, from the exons ATGGTGGACTACTACAGAATACTTGGGGTTACTCGGACCGCTTCTGaggcagaaataaaaaaagc ttaCAGAAAGTTAGCGTTGAAATGGCATCCCGACAAGAATCCAGACAATGCAGACGAAGCAAACAGACGATTTAAAGAAATTTCTGAAGCTTATGAAGTCCTTTCTGATG AAAACAAGCGGAAATTGTATGATGCACGGGGATCCGGTCACCACAGTCACAGATATCAAAGCAAGAACGGAGTTAATGGCCATCGGCACTTTAGCTTCAAAGGTTTTTTTGGAGACACACCATTCCACCGTTTTTTTG AGAGGAAGCGTCGAGTTTACGATCAATATGGCAAGGAGGGGCTGAACAGTAGCAGAGGGCGACATTCCGCGTCCGATGAAGACTACGACTTCGGCTACCACAGCTTTCCCTTCACATTCCGAGATCCCGAGGAGGTTTTCAGAGAATTTTTCGGCGGTTCGTGTTTTGGCGAGCTATTTCCTG atataaatgGCCACGGGCACATCCGACATGGTCGTCGTAATCATCACCCGAGCACATCTCTCACTTCGTCGCTCTTCAGTCCGTTCGGGTTCGGGATGCAAGGGCTGGATGATATTTTCGCCCACGCCGTATCCAACGGGAATTCTTTCACGTCTTTTTCAACGTTCAACAGCTCGATGGCCGGTCCGGGCAGCGCGAACATGAGGAGTACCACAACCACCACACGTATGGTCAATGGAAAgaaaattacaacaaaaaa GGTAATGGAGAACGGACGCGAAACTGTGATGTCTTACGAAAATGGGGTTCTGAAATCAAAGACTGTCAATGGTGTCCCTCAATCACTAACGTAcagttaa
- the LOC126770361 gene encoding dnaJ homolog subfamily B member 6 isoform X3, translating into MVDYYRILGVTRTASEAEIKKAYRKLALKWHPDKNPDNADEANRRFKEISEAYEVLSDERKRRVYDQYGKEGLNSSRGRHSASDEDYDFGYHSFPFTFRDPEEVFREFFGGSCFGELFPDINGHGHIRHGRRNHHPSTSLTSSLFSPFGFGMQGLDDIFAHAVSNGNSFTSFSTFNSSMAGPGSANMRSTTTTTRMVNGKKITTKKVMENGRETVMSYENGVLKSKTVNGVPQSLTYS; encoded by the exons ATGGTGGACTACTACAGAATACTTGGGGTTACTCGGACCGCTTCTGaggcagaaataaaaaaagc ttaCAGAAAGTTAGCGTTGAAATGGCATCCCGACAAGAATCCAGACAATGCAGACGAAGCAAACAGACGATTTAAAGAAATTTCTGAAGCTTATGAAGTCCTTTCTGATG AGAGGAAGCGTCGAGTTTACGATCAATATGGCAAGGAGGGGCTGAACAGTAGCAGAGGGCGACATTCCGCGTCCGATGAAGACTACGACTTCGGCTACCACAGCTTTCCCTTCACATTCCGAGATCCCGAGGAGGTTTTCAGAGAATTTTTCGGCGGTTCGTGTTTTGGCGAGCTATTTCCTG atataaatgGCCACGGGCACATCCGACATGGTCGTCGTAATCATCACCCGAGCACATCTCTCACTTCGTCGCTCTTCAGTCCGTTCGGGTTCGGGATGCAAGGGCTGGATGATATTTTCGCCCACGCCGTATCCAACGGGAATTCTTTCACGTCTTTTTCAACGTTCAACAGCTCGATGGCCGGTCCGGGCAGCGCGAACATGAGGAGTACCACAACCACCACACGTATGGTCAATGGAAAgaaaattacaacaaaaaa GGTAATGGAGAACGGACGCGAAACTGTGATGTCTTACGAAAATGGGGTTCTGAAATCAAAGACTGTCAATGGTGTCCCTCAATCACTAACGTAcagttaa
- the LOC126770356 gene encoding 4-aminobutyrate aminotransferase, mitochondrial: MLRIRGLCVIKRINIPSTQHARGISKVSQIEPEKPEIKTPIPGPRTQALLKELSALQQADSVQLFADYDKSIGNYFVDADGNVFLDAFTQISSVPIGYNHPELLKCFDDKHNLRSLVNRPALGVFPSLDWPKKLNNVLMAVAPKGLNGVSTMMCGSCSNENAYKTVFMWYRKRERGGKIDFTPEEMASCMVNQPPGSPNLSILSFQGGFHGRTFGALTTTRSKPIHKLDCPAFDWPQAPFPRYKYPLDQNQRENKKEDDKCLEQVADAIEQYKKKGNPVAGLVVEPIQSEGGDHEASPEFFQKLQKLCKQNGVAYIIDEVQTGCGPTGKMWCYEHFDLPSPPDVLTFSKKMLTGGFYFNIENKPSQPYRVFNTWMGDPGKLLLLEKVLEVIKNENLISVVNESGKVLKKGLHELENEFPNLINSVRGRGTFLSFNSPTTKCRDQINSDLKKNGVLGGVCGENTIRLRPALIFQKNHADIYIDILRKTLREM, from the exons ATGTTACGGATTCGTGGATTATGTGTAATTAAACGAATAAACATACCTTCGACGCAAC ATGCCAGAGGTATTTCAAAAGTGTCTCAGATAGAACCGGAAAAACCAGAAATTAAGACACCAATACCCGGTCCTAGGACACAAGCCCTGCTTAAAGAACTTTCAGCGCTGCAG CAAGCAGATTCGGTTCAGTTATTTGCTGATTATGATAAAAGCATCGGTAACTATTTTGTAGACGCCGACGGAAACGTATTTCTGGATGCCTTCACACAAATTTCCTCAGTCCCAATCGGTTATAATCATCCTgaattgttaaaatgttttgatgATAAACATAATCTG AGGTCGCTTGTCAACCGGCCGGCTCTGGGTGTATTCCCATCCTTAGATTGGCCCAAGAAATTAAACAATGTCTTAATGGCAGTAGCGCCTAAAGGCCTAAACGGTGTTTCGACAATGATGTGCGGTTCCTGCTCAAATGAAAATGCTTACAAGACTGTCTTTATGTGGTACCGCAAAAGGGAACGAGGGGGAAAAATTGATTTTACTCCAGAGGAAATGGCCTCGTGCATGGTTAACCAGCCACCGGGATCACCTAATTTGTCAATTTTATCTTTTCAG GGTGGATTTCACGGCCGTACGTTTGGAGCGTTAACGACCACGCGATCTAAACCAATACATAAACTGGATTGTCCAGCCTTCGATTGGCCTCAGGCTCCTTTTCCGAGATACAAGTATCCTCTTGATCAAAACCAGcgggaaaataaaaaagaagacgATAA ATGCCTAGAACAGGTGGCTGATGCTATTGAACAATATAAAAAGAAAGGAAATCCAGTCGCTGGGCTAGTTGTAGAGCCGATACAGTCAGAAGGGGGTGATCACGAGGCGTCGCCGGAGTTTTTCCAAAAGCTACAAAAGCTATGCAAACAG AATGGCGTTGCATATATTATTGATGAAGTTCAAACTGGTTGTGGACCAACTGGCAAAATGTGGTGCTACGAACATTTCGACCTACCCTCTCCCCCCGACGTGCTAACTTTCAGCAAGAAAATGTTGACCGGTGGATTTTACTTCAACATTGAGAACAA ACCATCTCAACCATACAGAGTGTTCAATACATGGATGGGTGATCCCGGAAAGTTGCTTTTGCTGGAAAAGGTCTTggaagtaattaaaaatgagaACCTCATTTCGGTTGTAAATGAAAGTGGAAAAGTTCTAAAAAAAGGTTTACACGAATTGGAGAATGAATTTCCCAATTTAATCAACAGTGTCCGAGGACGAGGCACGTTTCTGTCCTTTAATTCCCCTACTACGAAATGTCGGGATCAAATTAATTCTGATTTGAAGAAAAATG gtGTGCTAGGTGGTGTCTGCGGCGAAAACACCATACGCCTTAGACCAGCCCTTATCTTCCAGAAGAATCACGctgatatttatatagatatattacgGAAAACTTTAAgagaaatgtaa
- the LOC126770273 gene encoding lys-63-specific deubiquitinase BRCC36-like — translation MLKKVLLSTDVALVCVQHALSTEKEEIMGLLIGEVHNNNTLVSIVSSVILRRLDKKPDRVEISEEQLVRATLRAEELAAEVGRPLRVVGWYHSHPHITVWPSHVDLSTQSMYQRMDSSFVGIIFAAFLTDQTAKAPSVQITCFQSINEGSTQNRREIELNITNNNDSLTLNNFEILTQLPTILKEEEEEAFKIEAGETDKDDILNIQHNAAVRTIAIGHIVEKVSRPMLEALVARNAINSIRLKALKKHHKELMSRLDGNLLGNV, via the exons atgttaaaaaaagttttattatctaCGGATGTAGCGTTAGTTTGTGTACAACATGCCCTTTCAACAGAAAAGGAAGAAATAATGGGGCTACTTATTGGCGag gtTCACAATAATAACACACTAGTTTCAATAGTATCATCTGTTATATTAAGACGTTTGGATAAAAAACCTGATAGAGTAGAAATATCTGAGGAGCAGCTTGTGAGAGCTACATTAAGAGCAGAGGAATTAGCAGCAGAAGTAGGGAGGCCACTAAGAGTTGTGGGATGGTACCACTCTCATCCACACATAACTGTTTGGCCATCTCATGTAG ACCTTTCTACGCAGTCTATGTATCAAAGAATGGATTCTAGTTTTGTAGGTATTATATTTGCTGCATTTCTCACAGATCAGACGGCTAAAGCTCCCTCA GTACAAATAACTTGTTTTCAATCTATCAATGAAGGCTCAACTCAAAATAGAAgagaaattgaattaaatattacaaacaataatgACTCTCTGACTTTGAACAATTTTGag ATTTTGACACAATTGCCGACAATCTTGAAAGAGGAAGAAGAGGAAGCATTTAAAATTGAAGCAGGAGAAACTGACAAAGATGACATTCTTAATATTCAACATAATGCAGCAGTAAGGACTATTGCTATAGGTCACATAGTTGAGAAG GTTTCACGGCCAATGTTAGAGGCTCTCGTTGCCAGAAATGCAATAAACAGTATCAGATTAAAAGCTTTGAAAAAACATCATAAAGAATTAATGTCAAGATTAGATGGCAATTTGTTGGGTAATGTTTag
- the LOC126770272 gene encoding uncharacterized protein LOC126770272, protein MFASIKTFFKWGPTKSIETKNKTSSLLFVIFVNILEDVLFWKKIWLTLLFFLFFNVVFTSCVCRQLNILQFISGFSILIISIDAFEAWLKYKHRTACLKRLVYHENNNIKLVALKVQTSIENMWTGFIHLRDRNHTKAFLLLQIILTIIMLIGKYISGYTLVYLLCTVIFFLNKLIPPLVNILKKVQQNAESDFELEGLIPEETDVNLDLLSIEPDQKPIRDEKQSLDYWKPEDLPFEEASDSSDNSSSLVTNLSIEKMQTLSKDVEISDSSEDEYMPQALPSEQIQSTLDVQPVGTWSNAAFNVLSNFGGAVANMVYTKDDKKRKRISSVDSSDGFEIIDKTDLQ, encoded by the exons atgtttgcttCCATAAAAACCTTTTTCAAATGGGGTCCCACGAAGAGCAttgaaaccaaaaataaaacgtcttctttattatttgttatatttgtaaatatccttgaagatgttttattttggaaaaaaatatggttgactttgttattctttttattttttaacgttgTGTTTAC aTCGTGTGTATGTCgacagttaaatatattacagtttatttctggattttctattttaattataagtatcgATGCGTTTGAGGCATGGCTAAAATATAAACATCGCACTGCATGCCTGAAAAGACTAGTTTATcacgaaaacaataatataaaattagtcgCCCTTAAAGTTCAAACCTCGATCGAAAATATGTGGACAGGTTTTATACATTTACGTGATAGAAATCATACTAAA gCTTTTTTGCTGCTTCAGATAATATTgactattataatgttaatcGGAAAATATATCAGTGGGTACACATTAGTATATTTGCTCTGTACAGTAATATTtttcttgaataaattaatacctcctttggtaaatattttaaaaaaagtgcaGCAAAATGCAG AATCAGATTTTGAACTCGAAGGTCTTATCCCAGAAGAAACTGATGTAAATTTAGATTTACTGTCTATTGAACCAGATCAAAAACCTATAAGGGATGAAAAACAAAGTTTAG aTTATTGGAAACCAGAGGACTTGCCTTTTGAAGAAGCAAGTGACAGTTCCGATAACAGTAGCTCATTAGTCACAAATTTATCAATTGAAAAAATGCAAACACTTTCAAAAGACGTTGAAATCTCTGACTCTAGTGAAGATGAGTATATGCCGCAag CACTGCCATCTGAACAGATTCAATCTACCTTAGATGTACAACCAGTTGGAACCTGGAGTAATGCTGCTTTTAATGTTTTGTCTAATTTTGGAGGAGCTGTTGCTAACATGGTATATACTAAAGATGATAAGAAAAGGAAACGAATTTCGAGTGTTGATTCATCAGATGGATTTGAAATAATTGACAAAACTGACTTACAGTAG
- the LOC126770132 gene encoding glutathione S-transferase LANCL1-like — translation MVSKCFFENEFQKYSNETSYPFLDDTKNALSEKFQCKLNNFKNEKLLHLTTELNRDLFHDGTVYTGSAGMALYYLMFSLNGNRVSHGMLQQALEYIDINNLKGRRISFLCGDAGPLAIATVISYKLGNRRPDNLPEYSNLVKRLINLISLVQDSPDELLYGRVGYLYALLFVNKYIGERNAIPAKNIEKVITSVLKSGKQFSQQMKSESPLLWQWHDKIYLGAAHGISGILYVLLQGRSYINADDIRSYIKPTLDWLLNQRFPSGNFPSSLKSSSGDRLVQWCHGAPGFVPLCLLAYQIFHEEKYLNIAIQCGDVIWQRGLCAKGYSICHGVSGNAYAFLHLYQVTKSAVHLYRACCFMEWSACERPGSELHRPDRPASLFEGLLGRIYLAADIVNPLEAKFPAFCL, via the exons ATGGTGTCAAAATGCTTTTTTGAAaatgaatttcaaaaatattctaatGAGACTTCATATCCTTTTCTTGACGATACCAAGAATGCG CTTTCAGAAAAAtttcaatgtaaattaaataatttcaagaaTGAAAAATTGTTACATCTTACTACTGAATTAAATAGAGATTTATTTCATGATGGGACTGTATATACTGGTTCAGCTGGGATGGCcttgtattatttaatgttttcattaaatgGAAATAGAGTATCTCATGGTATGTTGCAG caAGCTCTGGAATATAttgacattaataatttaaaaggacGCAGGATTAGTTTTTTATGTGGTGATGCCGGCCCACTTGCAATAGCAACAGTTATATCTTATAAGCTTGGCAACAGAAGACCTGACAATTTACCTGAATATAGTAACTTGGTCAAAAG ACTAATAAATCTAATTTCATTAGTACAGGATTCACCTGATGAACTGCTCTATGGAAGGGTTGGATATCTGTATGCATTACTCtttgtgaataaatatataggtGAGAGGAATGCTATACCTGCAAAGAACATTGaaaaa gtAATAACTTCTGTATTAAAATCTGGAAAACAGTTTTCACAGCAAATGAAATCTGAAAGTCCACTTTTATGGCAGTGGCATGACAAGATCTACTTGGGCGCGGCCCATGGCATATCAGGGATTCTATATGTCTTATTACag GGCCGTTCGTACATCAACGCAGATGACATAAGAAGTTACATTAAACCAACACTGGATTGGCTTTTGAATCAACGTTTTCCAAGTGGAAATTTCCCGTCGTCTCTTAAAAGCAGTTCCGGAGATAGATTAGTGCAATGGTGCCATGGAGCACCGGGATTTGTTCCTTTATGTCTATTAGCTTATCAG ATATTTCATGAAGAAAAGTATCTCAACATTGCAATACAATGTGGAGATGTAATATGGCAACGAGGACTTTGCGCAAAAGGATACAGCATTTGTCACGGAGTTAGTGGAAATGCATACGCGTTTCTGCACCTTTATCAAGTGACTAAA AGTGCGGTTCATTTATACCGAGCGTGCTGCTTCATGGAGTGGTCTGCGTGCGAGAGGCCGGGCTCGGAGCTGCATCGTCCCGACAGGCCGGCGTCGTTGTTTGAGGGGTTGCTGGGACGCATCTACTTAGCAGCCGATATTGTTAATCCCTTGGAAGCCAAATTTCCtgcattttgtttataa